One part of the Candidatus Neomarinimicrobiota bacterium genome encodes these proteins:
- a CDS encoding DUF1593 domain-containing protein — MNRYMRIFIFLSLIFYACYAFAQSKIGYERPRVIVTTDGEIDDMCSMVRFLLYANEFDVEAIILSSSQYHWRGHKWAGDDWIKPYLNAYAQVYPNLIKHDSRYPTPEYLKSRTAVGNVNTEGEMDEITPGSQLIVNVLLDETDCRPIWLQAWGGPNTIARALKTIEEEHPDKMAEVAKKIRLYLIWEQDSTYQSYIRPHWGKYNILTITSDQFLAMAYKHQRRAIPQEMKLYFSAEWMMQNILQDRGPLLALYKANDDGSFRSEGDSPAFLHVVPNGLRSTESPDWGGWGGRFVRVRENTWLDPVLEPGYQYPEGRWYTRTAWGRSRLRKKIQNDTLLTAYFKPQWRWIDAIQNDFAARADWCVKSYEEANHPPVVKLAHPLDLKARPGEKILLSAKWSTDPDGDALTYRWWQYEEADTYEGTVKIANADQQNASFVVPADAKKGDTIHIICEVTDNGTPPLTRYQRIVIKIQ, encoded by the coding sequence ATGAACCGGTATATGAGAATTTTTATTTTTTTAAGCCTGATCTTTTATGCCTGCTACGCATTTGCCCAGAGTAAAATTGGATATGAAAGACCTCGTGTTATCGTCACAACCGATGGCGAGATCGACGACATGTGTTCTATGGTACGGTTCCTGCTATATGCCAATGAATTTGACGTTGAAGCAATAATTCTCTCCAGTTCGCAATACCACTGGCGTGGACATAAATGGGCGGGGGATGACTGGATCAAGCCATATCTGAATGCCTACGCACAGGTATATCCAAATCTTATTAAACACGACAGCAGGTATCCCACACCGGAGTATCTGAAGTCACGCACTGCTGTCGGGAATGTGAACACTGAGGGTGAAATGGATGAGATTACCCCCGGCTCACAACTCATTGTAAATGTCCTTCTGGATGAAACAGACTGCCGTCCGATCTGGCTTCAGGCTTGGGGCGGTCCTAATACCATCGCCAGGGCTCTCAAAACCATCGAAGAAGAGCACCCTGATAAAATGGCAGAGGTCGCGAAGAAGATCCGGCTTTACTTAATCTGGGAGCAGGATAGTACCTATCAGAGCTACATCCGTCCGCACTGGGGAAAGTACAACATTCTCACAATCACCTCTGACCAGTTCCTTGCTATGGCGTACAAACATCAGAGGCGGGCGATACCTCAGGAAATGAAGCTTTACTTTTCCGCAGAATGGATGATGCAAAACATCTTGCAGGACCGCGGACCTCTCCTCGCCTTGTACAAGGCGAACGATGATGGAAGCTTCCGCTCTGAGGGTGACTCCCCTGCTTTTCTGCATGTAGTCCCAAACGGTCTGCGAAGTACCGAGTCACCCGACTGGGGTGGCTGGGGCGGCCGGTTCGTACGCGTGCGCGAGAATACCTGGCTCGATCCTGTGTTGGAGCCTGGCTACCAATATCCTGAAGGAAGATGGTATACCAGAACAGCCTGGGGACGCAGTCGCCTGAGAAAGAAAATCCAGAACGACACTCTACTTACTGCCTATTTCAAGCCCCAGTGGCGTTGGATTGATGCAATTCAAAATGACTTTGCAGCACGAGCTGACTGGTGCGTAAAGTCTTATGAAGAAGCCAATCATCCACCTGTGGTCAAGCTTGCCCATCCGCTCGACTTGAAAGCTCGTCCTGGAGAGAAAATTCTACTAAGTGCTAAATGGTCCACAGATCCCGACGGAGACGCTTTGACCTATCGTTGGTGGCAGTATGAGGAAGCAGATACCTATGAGGGAACCGTCAAGATCGCAAATGCGGACCAGCAGAATGCCTCATTTGTCGTACCCGCAGACGCCAAGAAAGGAGATACCATTCATATCATCTGTGAGGTAACGGACAACGGTACACCACCGTTGACGAGATATCAGCGTATAGTAATCAAAATTCAATAG
- a CDS encoding fucose isomerase produces the protein MAYKQKLTFGLIVGTRDIFNVKLAQEAREVLLRKMEKLGYDYVILPTTETPSGVVDTYEDGKKCAKFFRENLEKIDGVIVVLPNFSNELGIVNAIKLSGLNVPILVQACDDDNDKVDVYSRRDAFCGKISVCNNFYQYGIKFTDTTYHTYPLDSEMFDQDVRKFAAICRVVNGLRNARIGAIGARPSPFQTMRASEKLLQASGITVVTVDLSEIIGSANKIDNNSAELKSKINEIKAYGKIDPRAKEEQIIRQAKFTIAVENWLQANEIDASAIECWDSLQHNFGCASCLTMSMLGERLMPSACEVDITGAVSMYALTLASGNPSALLDWNNNFAQERNKCVCTHCSNYPKSFMQNTPTIGSLDVLGTVLGQEDTFGAVKGPVAPGDFTFFRISTDDLRGTIKSYLGVGKFTADEYGMDGGIAVTEVNNLQQLLKYICKNGFEHHVAMVRGKVAEILEEAIGNYLGWDIYKHS, from the coding sequence ATGGCGTACAAACAAAAACTTACATTTGGCCTCATCGTAGGCACAAGAGATATTTTCAACGTAAAGCTTGCCCAAGAAGCTAGAGAGGTCTTGTTACGCAAAATGGAAAAGTTAGGCTATGATTATGTCATTCTACCTACAACAGAAACTCCCAGTGGCGTTGTCGATACTTATGAAGACGGCAAGAAATGTGCGAAATTTTTCCGTGAAAATCTGGAGAAAATAGACGGAGTTATTGTAGTTCTTCCAAATTTTAGTAATGAATTAGGAATTGTAAATGCAATCAAATTATCAGGATTAAATGTACCCATACTTGTTCAGGCCTGTGATGATGATAATGACAAAGTAGATGTCTATAGCCGAAGAGATGCTTTCTGTGGTAAAATAAGTGTTTGCAATAATTTTTATCAGTATGGAATAAAGTTTACTGATACAACGTACCACACCTATCCGTTAGACAGTGAGATGTTCGATCAAGATGTAAGAAAGTTTGCTGCTATTTGTCGTGTTGTAAATGGGCTTAGGAATGCTCGTATAGGTGCAATTGGTGCTCGTCCATCCCCTTTTCAGACAATGCGTGCAAGCGAAAAGCTCCTTCAGGCATCAGGTATAACAGTAGTAACAGTAGATCTTTCCGAAATCATTGGATCTGCTAATAAAATAGATAATAATTCTGCAGAATTAAAGTCCAAGATTAATGAAATTAAAGCCTATGGCAAAATTGATCCACGAGCAAAAGAAGAACAAATAATTCGTCAGGCTAAATTTACTATTGCGGTAGAAAACTGGTTACAAGCAAATGAAATTGATGCTAGTGCTATTGAATGCTGGGATTCATTGCAACATAATTTTGGGTGTGCATCATGTTTGACAATGAGTATGCTGGGTGAAAGATTAATGCCAAGCGCCTGTGAAGTGGACATTACTGGTGCTGTTTCTATGTACGCATTAACGTTAGCTTCTGGAAATCCATCCGCACTGCTTGATTGGAATAACAACTTTGCTCAAGAAAGAAACAAATGCGTCTGCACACACTGCAGTAACTATCCAAAGAGCTTCATGCAGAATACACCTACAATAGGTTCCTTGGATGTATTAGGTACAGTATTGGGTCAAGAAGATACTTTCGGTGCTGTAAAAGGACCCGTTGCCCCTGGTGATTTCACATTCTTTCGTATCTCAACAGATGATTTGAGGGGTACTATAAAATCATACCTTGGCGTTGGCAAGTTCACCGCAGATGAATATGGAATGGATGGCGGTATTGCTGTAACAGAAGTTAATAATCTTCAGCAGTTATTGAAATATATATGTAAGAATGGTTTTGAGCACCATGTAGCAATGGTACGCGGAAAAGTTGCTGAAATACTAGAAGAAGCAATAGGAAATTACTTAGGATGGGACATTTATAAGCACAGCTAA
- a CDS encoding DUF4981 domain-containing protein has translation MKLIIKRLMMRYKCIKEVLISLLIFKIFSIHAQMVDGKFAGNYPPPRQYTCQPWEDSYITSLNRDRSRSVYCSFSTVEEALKYYPEYCNRVKYLNGKWKFFHVSLSDKDLIPKDFTEKYYEKWEEIDVPSNWEMKGYDFPIYRSSRYPFYPVIPPYLPVEDNSIGIYQRYFRIPAGWEGMNITLRFEGVATAYKVWVNGAFAGYGEDSFLSSEFNITPYLDYDNENLIVVEVMRWGDGAYLEDQDHWRLSGIFRDVMIIAEPSLRIADIHWQAKIDSTFTSAILSLRPRLKNFTGKKIEGYKVKAFLFDAEKKLVSSKMECQAERILYESYPRLDNVKFGILEDTLYNIHLWSDETPYLYTLVVSLEDNEGKILETKSTRVGFRKIEFSKKNSKLLINGKETMLYGVNRHDHNPVRGKALTKDDIKQDLITLKRFNFNCVRTSHYPNHPYFYDLCDEYGILVIDEANLETHGLGGKLSNDPAWTNAFMERAIRMVERDKNHPSVISWSLGNESGRGPNHAAMAEWIHDFDITRFVHYEPAQGNHRVKGYIPPGSPGYPKDHAHRIQVPVDQYYVDVVSRFYPGIFTPELLVNQAGDKRPIFFSEYAHSMGNSTGNLKDFWDLFRSLPRIIGGCIWDFKDQGILKKDSAGNEYYAYGGDFGEKYHDGNFCINGIVDPSGRPKPAMYECKRVFQPVECSLIDTSDVLVKIVNRHASVSLQRYFVKIQILEDGVLKVEKYLPSINLAAGKDTIISFKSFFPKFKKGKEYLMKISFCLKSEKPWAPKGFEIASNQFNLTSLPLLKLKSLIKDSGLELEESDSTYHIRNKEFIVTISKQNGLITEFSVNGIKYINKPLKPDFTRPLTDNDRRGWKPHKKLKEWYQTGVKLNRIDVLYNNNDSVGILSGFTVIKNRAELSLKYTIYKTGIIKVGYFLDIIDTTLPNIPAIGMQCGINNNLNMVKYYGRGPQENYIDRRYGADVGIYEMTVEEMNEPYIMPQETGNRTDVRWMMLYNGKNPKQNLIIKADSLLSMSVWPWTQENLNNAKHTNELVNPGYLTLNIDLIQMGVGGNTSWDYLAAPLEKYQIPAKDYKYTFEICAKGIIK, from the coding sequence ATGAAATTGATAATAAAAAGATTAATGATGAGATATAAATGCATTAAAGAGGTTTTGATTAGTTTATTAATATTTAAAATTTTTTCTATTCATGCTCAAATGGTAGATGGAAAATTTGCGGGTAATTACCCTCCGCCGCGCCAATATACCTGCCAACCGTGGGAAGATTCATATATAACATCTTTGAACCGTGATAGGTCCCGGTCAGTTTATTGTTCGTTTTCCACTGTCGAAGAAGCATTAAAATATTATCCGGAATATTGTAACCGGGTGAAGTATTTGAACGGTAAATGGAAATTTTTTCATGTTTCTTTGTCAGATAAAGATTTAATACCAAAAGATTTTACGGAAAAATATTATGAAAAATGGGAAGAAATTGATGTCCCTTCCAATTGGGAGATGAAAGGTTACGACTTTCCAATATATCGCAGTTCACGTTATCCTTTCTATCCTGTTATCCCGCCATATCTACCGGTTGAAGATAATAGCATAGGTATTTACCAGCGATATTTTCGAATACCAGCCGGTTGGGAAGGAATGAATATAACATTACGTTTCGAAGGTGTGGCCACTGCTTATAAAGTTTGGGTGAATGGTGCATTTGCAGGATATGGTGAAGACAGTTTTTTATCGTCCGAATTTAATATTACTCCGTATTTGGATTACGATAATGAAAATTTAATTGTAGTAGAAGTTATGCGGTGGGGCGACGGTGCCTATCTTGAAGATCAGGATCATTGGAGGTTGAGTGGAATTTTTCGTGATGTTATGATAATCGCAGAACCTTCATTAAGAATTGCTGACATTCACTGGCAAGCTAAAATTGACAGTACTTTTACTTCGGCTATTTTGAGCTTGCGGCCACGTCTTAAAAATTTTACAGGAAAAAAGATCGAAGGTTATAAAGTTAAAGCTTTTTTATTTGATGCCGAGAAAAAATTGGTAAGTAGTAAAATGGAATGTCAGGCCGAAAGAATACTTTATGAATCATACCCGCGACTTGATAACGTAAAGTTCGGAATTCTCGAAGATACTCTTTATAACATCCATCTGTGGAGTGATGAAACCCCGTATTTGTATACTCTTGTTGTTTCCCTTGAAGATAATGAAGGAAAAATCCTGGAAACTAAAAGTACTAGAGTAGGGTTCAGAAAAATTGAATTTTCAAAGAAAAATTCAAAATTGTTAATTAACGGAAAAGAAACCATGTTGTATGGGGTAAATCGACATGATCATAATCCCGTAAGAGGTAAAGCATTGACTAAAGATGATATTAAACAGGATTTGATTACTCTTAAAAGGTTTAATTTTAATTGTGTTCGTACAAGTCATTATCCTAATCATCCTTATTTTTACGATTTATGTGATGAATATGGAATTTTGGTAATAGATGAAGCGAATCTTGAAACCCATGGACTGGGCGGTAAATTAAGCAACGATCCTGCATGGACAAATGCTTTTATGGAAAGAGCCATAAGGATGGTGGAAAGGGATAAAAATCATCCCTCGGTTATTTCCTGGAGTTTAGGAAATGAGTCGGGTAGAGGACCGAATCATGCGGCAATGGCCGAGTGGATTCATGATTTTGATATAACCCGATTTGTTCATTACGAACCAGCTCAGGGAAATCATAGAGTCAAGGGTTATATTCCGCCAGGTTCGCCAGGTTATCCGAAAGATCATGCACATCGTATTCAGGTGCCTGTAGATCAGTATTATGTGGATGTTGTAAGTAGGTTCTATCCGGGAATTTTTACGCCGGAATTACTTGTTAATCAAGCTGGTGATAAAAGACCAATATTTTTTTCGGAGTATGCCCATTCTATGGGAAACTCCACAGGAAATCTGAAAGATTTTTGGGATTTGTTTCGTTCACTACCCAGGATTATTGGCGGATGCATATGGGATTTTAAAGATCAGGGAATCCTTAAAAAAGATTCTGCAGGAAATGAGTATTATGCATATGGGGGTGATTTTGGCGAGAAATATCATGACGGGAATTTTTGTATAAATGGAATAGTAGACCCTTCAGGAAGACCCAAACCTGCTATGTATGAATGTAAAAGAGTATTCCAACCCGTAGAATGTTCTCTTATCGATACCTCTGATGTTTTGGTAAAAATTGTTAACCGGCATGCTTCAGTTTCACTTCAACGGTATTTTGTTAAAATACAAATACTTGAAGATGGAGTCTTAAAAGTCGAAAAATATTTACCTTCGATTAATCTTGCAGCCGGTAAAGATACAATTATAAGTTTTAAATCTTTTTTCCCCAAATTTAAAAAAGGGAAAGAATATCTAATGAAAATTTCATTTTGTTTGAAAAGTGAAAAACCCTGGGCTCCGAAAGGATTCGAAATTGCTTCTAATCAGTTTAATCTTACATCTTTACCGTTGCTTAAACTTAAGAGCTTAATTAAAGATTCCGGATTAGAACTTGAAGAGTCTGATAGTACTTATCACATACGAAATAAAGAGTTTATCGTAACAATCTCAAAACAAAATGGCTTAATTACAGAATTTTCGGTTAATGGCATTAAATATATAAATAAGCCTTTAAAACCTGATTTTACAAGACCTTTAACCGATAATGACAGAAGAGGATGGAAACCTCATAAAAAGTTGAAAGAATGGTATCAGACCGGTGTTAAGCTAAACAGGATTGATGTTTTATACAATAACAATGATTCTGTAGGAATACTATCAGGTTTTACGGTTATTAAAAACAGAGCGGAATTGTCCTTAAAATATACTATTTATAAAACGGGAATAATTAAAGTGGGATACTTTCTTGATATAATTGATACAACCCTGCCTAATATACCTGCAATTGGTATGCAGTGTGGCATTAATAATAATCTTAATATGGTTAAATACTATGGAAGAGGACCTCAAGAAAATTATATTGATAGAAGATATGGTGCTGATGTGGGCATTTATGAAATGACTGTGGAGGAAATGAACGAACCTTATATAATGCCACAGGAAACAGGTAACAGAACTGATGTACGATGGATGATGCTGTATAACGGTAAAAACCC
- a CDS encoding transketolase family protein: MSGTNTIPCRRMFTDTLLELAKKDKNIIAITTDARGSVTLNSFAKELPSQFVELGVAEQNAVGVGAGIASAGKKVFVCGPACFYVARALEQIKLDIVYSGYPVKILGVSGGVSYGALGYSHHSLHDIAVLRTFPGLNIVLPCDIYQTKRLVEELIDYPSPVYIRVGRNAVPNVYENENIEFKIGKANQLLDGNDLTLIGTGETVYHCYQAGKMLHERGIKARVVDMHTIKPFDSDIVIKAAVETGKIITVEEHSIYGGLGSSVAEVVSQNHPVPVKILGIPDEFAAHGKPPEIFKYYGLDSEGIFKTALNFIECQKPTNL, encoded by the coding sequence ATGTCAGGTACAAATACGATACCATGTCGAAGAATGTTTACAGATACACTATTGGAGTTAGCAAAAAAGGATAAAAACATTATTGCAATTACCACAGATGCCCGCGGTTCTGTAACACTTAATTCTTTTGCAAAAGAACTTCCATCTCAATTTGTAGAACTCGGTGTTGCGGAGCAGAATGCCGTTGGAGTTGGGGCCGGGATAGCCTCAGCTGGGAAAAAGGTATTTGTTTGTGGACCAGCATGTTTTTACGTCGCTCGCGCATTAGAACAGATAAAATTAGACATTGTTTATTCAGGGTATCCTGTAAAAATTTTGGGTGTTAGTGGTGGAGTTAGTTACGGTGCATTAGGATATTCTCACCACAGTCTTCATGACATTGCAGTACTTAGAACATTTCCCGGTTTAAATATTGTATTACCATGCGATATCTATCAAACAAAGCGGTTAGTAGAGGAGCTAATCGATTATCCTTCCCCTGTTTATATTCGTGTTGGAAGAAATGCAGTGCCGAATGTATATGAAAATGAAAATATAGAATTTAAAATTGGTAAAGCAAACCAACTTCTTGATGGTAATGATTTGACATTAATTGGGACAGGAGAAACTGTTTACCACTGCTACCAAGCAGGGAAAATGCTGCATGAGAGAGGCATAAAAGCTCGGGTCGTTGATATGCATACAATAAAACCATTCGATAGTGATATTGTGATAAAAGCTGCAGTAGAAACAGGTAAAATTATTACGGTTGAAGAACATAGTATTTACGGCGGTTTGGGGAGTTCTGTGGCAGAAGTAGTCTCCCAAAATCATCCAGTACCTGTTAAAATCCTCGGTATACCAGATGAGTTTGCTGCTCATGGTAAACCTCCAGAGATATTCAAATATTATGGTTTAGACAGTGAAGGTATTTTTAAGACAGCATTAAATTTTATTGAATGTCAAAAACCAACAAATCTATAG
- a CDS encoding glycoside hydrolase family 140 protein — protein sequence MSVKTERLIISVFLFFCIILYPLSDCLIKEETPSLRISGNGRYFITENGKPFFWLGDTGWLLLKKLSREDIKKYFKIRKKQGFNVIQIMIIHDLKRPVNFYGDSAFTGKDISKPLVTPGNSFENSDEYDFWDHLDFVVNLADKHKLYLALVPIWGSNVRKGMVNSKQIERYASFLASRYGMKNNIIWLNGGDALGSDSTNIWNTLGNTLHEKCKNQVISFHPFGRTSSSLWFHNENWLDFNMFQSGHKRYDQDTSGLQFGEDNWKYVFMDYNKQPAKPTLDGEPSYEDIPQGLHDTTQPRWTARDVRRYAYWSVLAGACGFTYGHNSVMQFYRPGDSHKAYGVRAYWFDVLNSDGARQMKYFRKLMEKYLYFKLVPDTNLVCGNRGQKYEYIASARNEKYALFYIYTGRKFCINAKLLPGKKLRLLWYNPENGSKTHSSIIERKSSLTITPPVEGRDWLLVVEFLN from the coding sequence ATGTCTGTAAAAACTGAACGATTAATAATAAGCGTTTTTCTATTTTTTTGTATTATTTTGTATCCCTTGTCTGACTGTTTGATTAAAGAGGAAACTCCTTCTTTAAGAATTTCGGGAAACGGTAGATATTTCATTACGGAAAACGGAAAGCCATTTTTCTGGCTCGGAGATACTGGGTGGTTACTACTTAAAAAGTTATCACGCGAGGATATTAAAAAATACTTCAAGATAAGAAAAAAACAAGGCTTTAATGTTATTCAAATTATGATTATTCACGATTTAAAGAGACCTGTAAATTTTTATGGTGATTCAGCTTTTACTGGTAAGGACATTTCAAAACCTCTTGTTACCCCTGGTAATTCATTTGAAAATAGTGATGAATATGACTTCTGGGATCATCTTGATTTCGTTGTTAATCTGGCTGATAAACACAAATTATATCTTGCACTGGTCCCTATATGGGGAAGTAATGTAAGAAAAGGCATGGTCAATTCGAAACAAATAGAGCGATATGCAAGTTTTCTGGCAAGTCGGTATGGAATGAAAAACAATATTATATGGCTTAATGGTGGCGATGCACTCGGTAGTGATTCAACAAATATCTGGAATACACTTGGAAACACATTGCACGAAAAATGCAAAAATCAAGTGATTTCATTTCATCCCTTCGGGAGAACATCCTCTTCATTATGGTTTCATAATGAAAATTGGCTTGATTTTAACATGTTCCAATCGGGCCATAAAAGGTATGATCAAGATACCTCCGGTTTGCAATTTGGTGAGGATAACTGGAAGTATGTTTTTATGGATTATAATAAACAACCAGCAAAACCAACACTGGACGGCGAACCATCATATGAAGATATTCCACAGGGTCTTCATGATACAACTCAACCGCGCTGGACAGCAAGAGATGTACGTAGATACGCTTATTGGTCAGTACTGGCAGGTGCATGCGGTTTTACCTATGGTCATAATTCAGTAATGCAATTTTATAGACCAGGGGATAGTCATAAAGCATATGGTGTAAGAGCATACTGGTTTGATGTTTTAAATAGTGATGGTGCCAGACAAATGAAATATTTCCGAAAACTAATGGAGAAATATCTCTACTTCAAATTAGTCCCAGATACAAATCTTGTTTGCGGAAACAGGGGACAGAAATACGAATATATAGCATCTGCGCGAAACGAGAAATACGCCCTGTTTTATATCTATACTGGAAGGAAGTTTTGTATAAATGCGAAACTTCTACCAGGGAAAAAACTCAGATTGCTATGGTATAATCCCGAGAATGGTAGTAAAACGCATAGTAGTATTATAGAAAGAAAAAGTTCTTTAACTATAACACCTCCGGTTGAAGGTAGAGATTGGTTACTTGTAGTTGAATTTTTAAATTGA
- a CDS encoding exo-alpha-sialidase yields MISFSQQNFKNGIVEEEFIFDKAPFPSCHAATVAITSDGPVAAWFGGTHEGQPDVGIWFSRKINGQWSIPIEVANGIINDTLRYPCWNPVLFYAPDKKLFLFYKIGPNPSSWEGYMRISADNGLTWSKQIKLPYGFIGPVKNKPVLLGYNKLICPSSTENRGWNIHFEFTFDFGKNWLKTQDIKKSFKEIQVIQPTILVHSPDTLQALCRSKNRAIFESWSYDGGFSWNPLNKTSLPNNNSGIDGVTLADGRFLLVYNHSKRLRTPLNVAVSYDGIHWYAALILENSKGRYSYPSVILDNEGMVHIVYAWRRERIKYVKVDPSQLVLEPIVDGKWPD; encoded by the coding sequence ATAATATCTTTTTCGCAACAAAATTTTAAAAATGGTATTGTGGAAGAGGAATTTATCTTTGATAAAGCTCCTTTTCCTTCATGTCATGCTGCTACAGTAGCTATTACATCTGATGGTCCGGTTGCAGCCTGGTTTGGTGGTACGCATGAGGGTCAACCAGATGTTGGTATATGGTTTAGTAGAAAGATAAATGGGCAATGGTCTATACCTATTGAAGTGGCTAACGGTATTATTAATGATACTTTGAGATACCCATGCTGGAATCCGGTTTTGTTTTATGCTCCTGACAAGAAGTTATTTCTTTTTTATAAAATTGGTCCCAATCCCTCATCGTGGGAAGGTTATATGCGTATCTCCGCCGATAATGGTTTGACATGGAGTAAACAAATTAAATTGCCTTACGGCTTTATAGGTCCAGTCAAAAATAAACCTGTTTTGTTAGGTTATAATAAATTAATTTGTCCCTCTAGTACAGAAAACAGAGGTTGGAACATTCATTTTGAATTTACCTTTGATTTTGGAAAAAACTGGTTAAAGACGCAGGATATTAAAAAATCTTTCAAAGAAATTCAGGTTATTCAACCAACAATATTGGTTCATAGTCCCGATACATTGCAGGCATTATGCAGAAGTAAAAATAGAGCAATTTTTGAGAGCTGGTCTTACGATGGTGGATTTTCTTGGAACCCTCTAAATAAGACATCCTTGCCTAACAATAATTCAGGAATTGATGGAGTAACTCTTGCCGACGGAAGGTTTTTACTTGTATACAATCATAGCAAGCGGCTTCGTACACCTTTAAACGTTGCAGTATCCTACGATGGAATTCATTGGTATGCTGCTTTAATTCTTGAGAATTCAAAAGGTCGATATTCCTACCCTTCCGTAATTCTAGATAATGAAGGAATGGTTCATATCGTTTACGCCTGGCGAAGAGAGAGGATTAAATATGTAAAGGTAGATCCTTCGCAACTTGTGTTGGAGCCTATTGTAGATGGTAAATGGCCTGACTAA
- the glpK gene encoding glycerol kinase GlpK, whose product MKYIVAIDQSTSATKSMLFDEKLNLVARASVEHKQYYPQPGWVEHDAEEILHNTYKSVELLLQKSKITPNEVSSVAITNQRETVVVWDKFTGKPIYNAVVWQCNRGAKICEDLIAQGHEQKVLEKTGLIINPYFPASGVQWILDNVKNARQAAYEGRLILGTIDTWLIWNLTSKKIHATDHTNASRTLLFNINTLDWDDELLELFTIPRSMMPEVLPCDAHYGTTNMSGLLPEVPIAGVLGDSHGALVGQMCFSPGMGKATYGTGSSIAINIGEKVQLPPRGLVTSVAFSSLGKVFYEYEGNIHCTGGTIKWLQDNLMLIQSAEETEEIANSVESTDGVYFVPAFAGLGAPWWNHNAKALICGMNRGTTKAHIVRAALESIAYQIKDLITLIQESGIEITEIRVDGGPTRNKFLMQFQADMLQRKINVSPIEEASALGAVIMNGFALRRWTKFEDVTSLRKGNEYIVPKMSIEKVESLYNGWKKAIQRTIL is encoded by the coding sequence ATGAAATATATAGTAGCCATAGATCAAAGTACTTCAGCAACAAAATCAATGTTATTTGACGAGAAATTAAACTTAGTCGCTCGAGCATCAGTTGAGCACAAGCAATATTATCCTCAACCTGGTTGGGTTGAACATGATGCAGAAGAAATTCTCCATAACACATACAAATCTGTAGAACTACTATTGCAAAAAAGTAAAATTACTCCAAATGAGGTTTCTTCTGTAGCTATAACAAATCAACGTGAAACAGTTGTTGTGTGGGATAAGTTTACGGGGAAACCAATTTATAATGCTGTTGTTTGGCAATGTAATCGTGGTGCAAAAATTTGTGAAGACTTAATTGCGCAAGGACATGAGCAAAAAGTTTTAGAAAAAACAGGACTAATAATTAATCCTTATTTCCCAGCAAGTGGGGTTCAATGGATACTCGATAATGTGAAAAATGCCAGACAAGCGGCGTACGAAGGTCGCCTGATTTTAGGGACGATAGATACGTGGCTAATTTGGAATCTTACTTCAAAAAAAATACATGCAACTGATCATACCAATGCTTCGCGTACACTTCTATTTAATATAAATACTCTGGATTGGGACGACGAATTACTAGAGCTCTTTACAATACCACGATCCATGATGCCAGAAGTACTACCTTGCGATGCACATTATGGAACAACAAACATGAGCGGTTTATTACCCGAAGTTCCCATTGCGGGGGTATTAGGTGATTCGCATGGAGCGTTGGTAGGGCAAATGTGTTTTTCTCCCGGAATGGGAAAAGCCACTTATGGTACAGGTTCTTCTATCGCAATAAACATAGGTGAAAAAGTACAGCTACCCCCTCGAGGTTTAGTAACCTCGGTTGCATTTTCTTCTCTTGGAAAAGTTTTTTATGAATATGAAGGCAACATTCATTGCACTGGTGGTACAATAAAGTGGTTGCAAGATAATTTAATGCTTATTCAATCTGCAGAAGAAACAGAGGAAATTGCAAATAGTGTTGAAAGTACAGATGGAGTTTATTTTGTTCCGGCATTTGCAGGATTAGGTGCACCATGGTGGAATCACAATGCAAAAGCACTAATTTGTGGAATGAATCGTGGAACCACAAAAGCGCACATAGTACGTGCAGCGTTGGAATCAATTGCCTACCAAATAAAAGATTTAATAACGCTTATTCAAGAGTCTGGTATCGAAATAACTGAGATACGCGTTGATGGCGGACCAACTAGGAATAAATTCTTGATGCAATTTCAAGCGGATATGTTACAGAGAAAAATTAATGTTTCACCAATTGAGGAAGCATCAGCCTTAGGTGCGGTGATTATGAATGGATTCGCATTAAGACGATGGACTAAATTCGAAGACGTTACTTCATTGCGAAAAGGAAATGAATATATTGTACCAAAGATGTCAATAGAAAAAGTTGAATCTCTTTATAATGGCTGGAAAAAAGCAATACAACGTACTATCTTATAA